The Bacteroidales bacterium sequence TTCAGATAGGCCTGATATGCTCTGATAACAAATCGAGCCATTTCTTTGAAAGCTTTTCCGTGGAGACCGAGTTTAAAGGCGATTTTTCTGGCCTGGTAGGATTGAATGCCCAATCCGGGGTGGACCTCTTCCTTAAAGATCAGATGCGGAGTTTTTTCTGCAACCGATTCAATATCCACACCGCCTTCGGTGGAATACATGATGATGTTCCTGCCTGAATCCCGGTTTAACAGGATCCCCATATAAAATTCTGCCGGTTCACTTTCTCCTTCGTAGTAGATGCCTTGTTCTATCAGTATGCTGTGTACTTTTTTGCCTGCTTCCCCTGTTTGATGGGTGATGAGATTCATGCCCAGGATATTTTCCGCATGCTTTTTGACCTCCTGCAGGGATTCGGCAATTTTAACACCCCCTCCTTTGCCTCTTCCCCCGGCGTGGATCTGAGCTTTAACTGCCCATGAGCCGGTGTTCGTCGCTTCCTGTATACTTTCTGCCGCTTCGATCGCCTGGTCTGCCTGATTGATCATAATCCCTTCGGGAACCGGAACTCCGTTGTCCCGAAGTAGTTGTTTTGCCTGATATTCATGGATATTCATTATCGGATGCTTTTTGCGATGTCCTTCTACGAAATTATGGAAATTTTGTGTATTCTCCATGCATCTACAAAACCTTACCCTCAATTTCTCCCCTGCAGGCCCTTCTCTTGATGCTTAAATTGCCCGCTGTTTTATTTAGAATATTTATAAATTATTTGTTATTTCGATAACAGTGTTATTAAAATAACAATATTATATTATATTTGCAGTTATGAATGATAACAATATAACAAAACCACGTAAACAGATTGCTGGTATGAAGGTATCCGAAATTGCCCGGCTCATAAACGCAAATATTGTATCTGACAGTGAGAAGGATATTGAGGTGTTCAAAGCATTTGCCTCAGATTTGATGAGCGATGTGCTCACACTGGAAACAGACAATACCTTGCTTATTACGGGCCTGGCCAATGTACAAGCCATTCGCACGGCAGAGATGTCGGATATCAACTGCATCGTGTTTGCAAGAAACAAAAAGGTGAATGAGGATATGAAGCAGGTGGCCGGAGAAAATGATATTGTGCTGCTTGAAACACCTTTTTCAGTATTTAGAACTTCGGGAATATTATATCAGGAAGGCATCAAACCCATATTTTGACTCATGGAATTTGAATATGAAATACAGGGAGGCGATTTTTCCAGGGCCGGTTTTGCTTCCAGTCACCTGAAAAAGATATTGAAGCAGATCAATATTGATCCCAAACTGATCAAGAAGATCGTGATTGCCCTTTATGAAGCTGAGGTCAATATTGTGGCTCACGCATATAAAGGAAAAATTAAGGTAACTATTGAGCCGGACCGGATTGATATGGATGTTTCTGATAAAGGGCCCGGAATTGAGGATATCGACAGAGCCATGGAAGACGGTTATTCCACTGCTTCGGAAGAGGTCAGGGAGATGGGGTTTGGAGCAGGTATGGGTTTATCCAATATAAGAAACAACTCGGATGAGTTGGAAATTAACAGTACAGTCAATCAAGGGACTGAACTAAAAATTGTCAAAAGATTAACTAAATAATTATGAATAAACAAGCTTTTCATCATGCATTGAAGATACAAAAGGAGATCTGTATCGGTTGCGCCCATTGCATGAATGTATGTCCCACGGGTGCATTACGGGTTCGTGAAGGTAAGGCGGTTTTGCTCGAAGAGAGATGTGTGGATTGTGGAGAATGTTATCGCGCCTGTCCCGTGGATGCAATTTCTGTTGAGCAGGACGATTTTAACCGGATATATGATTTCAGCTACAGTGTGGTTTTGGTTCCGGAGATTTTATTTGGGCAATTTCCGGAAGATGTGGATAAGGATATGATTAAAGAAACCTTACAGGAAATGGGTTTTAATGAAGTGGTAGAAGTGGAACATGCGGCTGAAATACTGAAAGACAGCACAAAAAACTATACACGGAATACAAGCCAGGAGAAACCGCTTATTTCTGCTTTTTGTCCTGCCATCGTGCGGCTCATTCAGGTGAGATTTCCTTCATTGGTGGCTCAAATTATTCTGCAGAAACCACCGCTTGATCTCACGGCCCTGTATTACAAGCAAAAGCTTGTCGATCAGGGTATTGATTCTGGTGATACAGGCATATTTTATGTCACGCAATGTGCGGCTAAAATAGCGTCGGTAAAAAGTCCGGTGGGCGATACCCATGCCAATATTGACGGAGTGATCAACCTGGATTTTCTTTATAATAAAATTTATTCTACGTTAAAAGCCCGGAATGATTCCAGGGAAGCTGCTTCACCCACCGACGAAACCCTTTCACCTGAAGGCGTTAAGTGGAGTCTTACCCACGGTGAGTCGGATAATTGTGAAGGCAGGTGTCTGGCAATCGATGGAATAAACAATGTGATTGAGATTCTTGAAAAGGTGGAAGACGGGGAAATGGATGATGTAGATTTCCTGGAACTCCGTGCTTGCGATGAGAGTTGTGCGGGAGGCATACTTAATCCTGCCAACCGGTTTTTGACTGTGGAACGCTTAAGAAATAAGGCCAAAAAGCTTAAAAAGGAGGAAGCATCAGGAAGAAAATCCGCCTCGGGGATCATTGACTATCAGAGCTACCTGCTGGAAAACATTGAACTCCATCCTGTCACACCCCGCTCCATAATGAAACTGGATGAGGATATGACCCGTGCGCTCAAGAAAATGCGCAAGGTGAAAGATCTGATGAACACGCTCCCGGGAGTTGACTGTGGCGTATGCGGTTCTCCGAGTTGTTCGGCGCTTGCCGAGGATATTGTGAATCATAATGGCAGTCTCAGGGATTGTATCTTTATACAGAGGAAATATGAACACAATAACCTTCAAAGAGCCGAAGATTCTTATGAAATCATGAAAAAAATATGGGGTAAAAATAAATTGAGTAACAATTATTAAAATATTGCTTTATGAAGGTGTCAGATTTGGTTAATAATTTAGGGTTGGTTGTATATAGTGGTAAGAAGGGTTTGGAACGGTCCATAAAAGGAGGGTACGCTTCCGATCTCTTGAGTGATGTGATGGGGAATGCAAAGGAGGGCCAGGTTTGGGTTACGTTACAGACCCATAAGAATGTAGCGGCCATCGCATCGCTCAAGGATCTTGCCGCAGTGATACTTGTAAAAGGGAATCGTCCTGATGAAGATACTGCGCAGCATAGTGATGAAGAAGGAGTGCCTGTTCTGGGAACCGATCAGAATGCTTTTGAGATTACCGGCCAATTTTATGAAAAACTGAAGGCAGATGGAATTATTTAGAGCGGATATGCATATTCATACCGTATTGTCTCCCTGTGGCAGTCTGGAGATGAGCCCGTGGAATATTATTTCCAGGGCTAAAGAGAAAGGTCTGGATATTCTCGGAATCACCGATCACAATTCAACGCGTCAATGTGAGGTTATGAAACAGGTGGGTGCCAGAGAAGGCATTTCTATTTTATGCGGTGTGGAGATCAACACAAGGGAAGAGGTTCATTGTCTGGCTTTTTTCGAACATACCCGGAATCTGGAAGCTTTTGAAAAGCTGCTGGATAAACACCTGCCGGATATTAAAAATGATCCTGAGAAATTCGGTTATCAGGCAGTGGTAAATGAGCATGAGCAAATACTGGATCAACCTGAGAAACTGCTCATCACTGCCATTGATCTGAATATTGAAGAGGTTGAAAATAAGGTTCATGAAATGGGAGGAATTTTTATTCCCGCCCATATCGATCGGATGCGCAATGGTATTATTGCCCAGTTGGGCTTCATCCCCGGGGCTTTGCAGTGTGATGCCCTGGAAATTTCCCCTTTCACCGATACTCGCAGCATGCTTGCTGAGCATGGCTATTTGAAAAAATATATGTTTGTGCGTGGTTCAGATGCCCATTATCCTGAGGATATTGGCAAGGGATATACTTTGTTTTCCGTTGAAAATACGGAATTTTCCGAGATAAGAATGGCTTTGGGCGGTATTAACGGAAGAAAAACCGAAATCGTATGAAGACTTTGTCGTATCACATGTTGGATATCGTGCAGAATTCCATTAACGCAGGAGCTGATTTGATAGAAATTTCTATCAGTGAAAACGATAAAGAGGGATTGTTTACCATTGTCATCGAAGACAATGGTGTGGGAATGGATGGGGAAACCCTCCGAAAGGCCATAGATCCTTGTTTTTCTACACGAAAGGAAAGGAGTGTAGGTTTGGGTCTGTCTTTACTGAAACAAAATGCCGAAAGAACCGGAGGAAATTTTTCAATAGATTCCACCCCGGGGAAAGGAACCCGTGTAAAGGCCGAATTTGTCAAGGACCATCTTGACTGTCCTGCCGAAGGTGATTTAGCCGGAACCATTCATCAGATGATTGTATTCAATCCCGGAAAGGATTTTGTTTACAGGCATAATAAAAACAGTGTGGGTTTTGAGATCGATTCCCGTCAGATAAAAGAGGTGTTGGACAATTTACCATTTCATCATCCGGAAATAAGCAAATATATAGAGGAAATGATACGGGAAAATCTGAATGAGCTGAGAGAAGAAACCGATATCGCTAATGAAACCTGCATCTAGGAACCTTCACAACAAGAACATGATTAATATGCTGGTTCCATGATAATACAAACAAAGTTTGTAAATTTGGCATGTAAATCAAATTAGAATTCAAAACTTTAACATACTGTTACACGAATGAATTATACTGACTGTTAAAATCCTATATATTATTTAGAATCCGTCTAAATAATATGTTAGTTTGATAACAGTGTTAAAAAAATAACAATAAATTGTATATTTGTGTCGTCAAATACATACATTACCCAAACATTCAATTTAAATATATTGATAACTATGGCAAAAATTAAATCTCTTGAAGACTTAAAAAAGAAAAAAGAGCATCTGCAACAAAAGGTAGATCTCCGGGAGCGTGCCGATCATCCTGAAAATTATGTTCAGATTAAGGTGGGAATGGCAACCAGTGGAATTGCTTCAGGTGCAAAAGAAGTGATGGATTATCTGGTGGACGAATTGGAAAAGCGAAATGTAGAGGCTGTTGTAACTCAAGCGGGAGATATGGGGTATAGCTATGCCGAACCCACCATTGAGGTAACAAAACCCGGGGAAGAACCCGTGGTTTTTGGCTATGTGGACACGAAAAAAGCGGATGAGATCATTGAAAAATATATTAAACGGGGCGAGCTGGTGGATGGTGTTCTGCCACAGAATTACAGAACAATTGATGAGGAATAATTAAAAACAGGAGGATTGATCATGGCGAATTATAAGATGCACTTGCTGGTTTGTGGTGGCACAGGGTGTCGTGCTTCGGCAAGTGATTCCATTTTGGAGAGTCTGAAACAGAAACTAGAGGAGAACAATCTGCAGGATGACGTGCAGGTTATCTTTACCGGATGTTTCGGATTCTGTGAAAAGGGACCCATTGTTAAGGTTTTACCGGATAATACCTTTTATACACAGGTTAAACCTGAGGATAGTGAGGATATTGTACAGGAACATCTCATCAAGGGCCGGCAGGTGGAAAAATTGCTTTACCAGGATCCGGAAACGGGAGACACCATTCACGACTCCAAGAAGATGGATTTCTATAAAAAACAGATCAGAATAGCCCTCAGGAATTGTGGCTTCATTGATCCGGAAAACATTGATGAGTACATTGCCCGGGACGGATATTTTGCCTTGGGTACTGTACTCAATGATATGAGCCGGGAGGAAGTGATCAGTGAAATGAAGGAATCCGGGTTAA is a genomic window containing:
- the sucC gene encoding ADP-forming succinate--CoA ligase subunit beta — protein: MNIHEYQAKQLLRDNGVPVPEGIMINQADQAIEAAESIQEATNTGSWAVKAQIHAGGRGKGGGVKIAESLQEVKKHAENILGMNLITHQTGEAGKKVHSILIEQGIYYEGESEPAEFYMGILLNRDSGRNIIMYSTEGGVDIESVAEKTPHLIFKEEVHPGLGIQSYQARKIAFKLGLHGKAFKEMARFVIRAYQAYLNTDASLIEINPLFKTSDNIILAADAKINLDDNAIFRHKDYMDLRDTTEEDPAEVEAGKHNLNFIKLDGNVGCMVNGAGLAMATMDIIKLSGGYPANFLDVGGAANTETVEAGFRIILKDPNVNAVLINIFGGIVRCDRVARGITEAFGALDEIHVPVVVRLQGTNAEEGKKLIDESGLQVKSAITLQEAADAVRDLV
- a CDS encoding anti-sigma regulatory factor gives rise to the protein MEFEYEIQGGDFSRAGFASSHLKKILKQINIDPKLIKKIVIALYEAEVNIVAHAYKGKIKVTIEPDRIDMDVSDKGPGIEDIDRAMEDGYSTASEEVREMGFGAGMGLSNIRNNSDELEINSTVNQGTELKIVKRLTK
- a CDS encoding 4Fe-4S binding protein, with translation MNKQAFHHALKIQKEICIGCAHCMNVCPTGALRVREGKAVLLEERCVDCGECYRACPVDAISVEQDDFNRIYDFSYSVVLVPEILFGQFPEDVDKDMIKETLQEMGFNEVVEVEHAAEILKDSTKNYTRNTSQEKPLISAFCPAIVRLIQVRFPSLVAQIILQKPPLDLTALYYKQKLVDQGIDSGDTGIFYVTQCAAKIASVKSPVGDTHANIDGVINLDFLYNKIYSTLKARNDSREAASPTDETLSPEGVKWSLTHGESDNCEGRCLAIDGINNVIEILEKVEDGEMDDVDFLELRACDESCAGGILNPANRFLTVERLRNKAKKLKKEEASGRKSASGIIDYQSYLLENIELHPVTPRSIMKLDEDMTRALKKMRKVKDLMNTLPGVDCGVCGSPSCSALAEDIVNHNGSLRDCIFIQRKYEHNNLQRAEDSYEIMKKIWGKNKLSNNY
- a CDS encoding serine kinase → MKVSDLVNNLGLVVYSGKKGLERSIKGGYASDLLSDVMGNAKEGQVWVTLQTHKNVAAIASLKDLAAVILVKGNRPDEDTAQHSDEEGVPVLGTDQNAFEITGQFYEKLKADGII
- a CDS encoding PHP domain-containing protein codes for the protein MELFRADMHIHTVLSPCGSLEMSPWNIISRAKEKGLDILGITDHNSTRQCEVMKQVGAREGISILCGVEINTREEVHCLAFFEHTRNLEAFEKLLDKHLPDIKNDPEKFGYQAVVNEHEQILDQPEKLLITAIDLNIEEVENKVHEMGGIFIPAHIDRMRNGIIAQLGFIPGALQCDALEISPFTDTRSMLAEHGYLKKYMFVRGSDAHYPEDIGKGYTLFSVENTEFSEIRMALGGINGRKTEIV
- a CDS encoding ATP-binding protein → MKTLSYHMLDIVQNSINAGADLIEISISENDKEGLFTIVIEDNGVGMDGETLRKAIDPCFSTRKERSVGLGLSLLKQNAERTGGNFSIDSTPGKGTRVKAEFVKDHLDCPAEGDLAGTIHQMIVFNPGKDFVYRHNKNSVGFEIDSRQIKEVLDNLPFHHPEISKYIEEMIRENLNELREETDIANETCI
- a CDS encoding (2Fe-2S) ferredoxin domain-containing protein, with protein sequence MAKIKSLEDLKKKKEHLQQKVDLRERADHPENYVQIKVGMATSGIASGAKEVMDYLVDELEKRNVEAVVTQAGDMGYSYAEPTIEVTKPGEEPVVFGYVDTKKADEIIEKYIKRGELVDGVLPQNYRTIDEE